From the genome of Spinacia oleracea cultivar Varoflay chromosome 2, BTI_SOV_V1, whole genome shotgun sequence, one region includes:
- the LOC110805221 gene encoding putative transcription factor bHLH041 isoform X2 produces the protein MIPGLAFRDTNPYLELQELDLQRLATIESQRHFYQEAKIKTAVFIGCEQGEIELGMSSIQQNLEKKMQNLFPSMDFPRPTIDQQSNCKPSPSSSQSMDSPEYTSLFYNFTGGGSSTFHLQQPEHPAAIRETQSIPTAVTMTAATTNAAIRETQSIPVVVTMTATTTNVAIRETQSSPATTTASIGVTHLHHHPLLQNVPFPTIETTDAALTKAYLAILSSPSTSSTGGETSSCPYGYQVRRKASAFGSFHPSGSGSGSGSGSGSGTSSSSSQLKRFDFRRQTLLKRALAFYREINFRRIQELSLQGPSRPSSNQLHHMISERKRREKINESFQALRSLLPQGTKKDKASVLRTTKEYLSSLKDQLSELNKRNHQLMEAQLATRRRVTTTTSGGVDDVSTNNERLSVKVTPADSSESTTTSGARMLDLQIILRTETQVPDLVIRILEFLKQVKEASIISMEAQTHQGQVPTNWVTFRLKIEGNKWDESSFTESIRRLLADLVS, from the exons ATGA TCCCAGGACTTGCATTCAGAGACACAAACCCCTATTTAGAGCTGCAGGAGCTAGATCTTCAACGGCTCGCGACAATCGAATCACAGCGTCACTTCTACCAG GAAGCAAAGATTAAG ACTGCGGTATTCATAGGTTGCGAGCAAGGTGAGATTGAACTCGGCATGTCCAGTATACAACAA AACTTGGAGAAGAAGATGCAAAACCTATTTCCATCAATGGATTTTCCGAGACCAACGATCGATCAACAAAGCAATTGCAAGCCATCACCTTCTTCATCGCAGTCCATGGATAGTCCTGAGTACACCTCACTCTTTTACAACTTCACTGGAGGCGGCTCTTCCACCTTCCATCTTCAACAACCTGAACATCCTGCTGCTATTAGGGAAACACAGTCGATCCCTACTGCTGTTACAATGACAGCAGCAACTACTAATGCTGCTATTAGGGAAACACAGTCGATCCCTGTTGTTGTTACCATGACAGCAACAACTACTAATGTTGCTATTAGGGAAACACAGTCGAGCCCTGCTACTACTACTGCATCTATTGGTGTCACACATCTTCATCATCACCCTTTGCTCCAAAACGTTCCTTTCCCTACTATAGAAACCACTGACGCTGCCTTAACGAAGGCGTATCTGGCAATCCTGTCATCTCCTTCTACATCTTCAACTGGTGGCGAGACAAGTTCTTGTCCTTATGGTTATCAAGTAAGGCGAAAGGCGAGCGCCTTTGGAAGTTTTCATCCTTCAGGTTCAGGTTCAGGTTCAGGTTCAGGTTCAGGTTCAGGGACGAGTTCGAGTTCGAGTCAGTTAAAGAGGTTTGATTTCAGAAGGCAGACGTTGTTGAAACGTGCCCTTGCTTTCTATAGAGAGATCAATTTTAGGAGGATACAAGAGCTTTCTTTGCAAGGGCCAAGCCGCCCTAGTAGCAATCAGTTGCACCATATGATATCTGAGaggaaaaggagagagaaaatcaatgAGAGCTTCCAAGCTTTAAGATCCTTGCTCCCTCAAGGCACCAAG AAAGACAAAGCATCAGTGTTAAGAACAACAAAGGAGTATTTAAGCTCTTTAAAAGATCAACTCTCAGAGCTTAACAAAAGGAACCACCAACTCATGGAGGCACAACTCGCGACGAGGCGGCGAGTAACAACAACTACAAGTGGTGGTGTAGACGACGTCTCAACGAACAACGAAAGATTATCGGTCAAGGTTACACCGGCGGACTCATCAgaatcaacaacaacatcaggAGCAAGAATGTTAGACTTACAAATAATATTGAGGACAGAAACTCAAGTCCCAGATTTGGTTATAAGAATATTAGAATTTCTTAAGCAAGTTAAAGAAGCAAGTATTATATCAATGGAAGCTCAAACTCAtcaaggtcaagttcctacaaATTGGGTCACATTTAGACTGAAAATTGAG GGAAACAAATGGGATGAATCTTCTTTCACTGAATCAATCCGAAGACTTCTTGCTGATTTGGTTTCTTGA
- the LOC110805221 gene encoding putative transcription factor bHLH041 isoform X1, with protein MDSVFRLGNGDRVSYLHSIMHSFAASYVCLWSYSPDLNFLYCEEGHFLEEASSSTRGVSIPRRLFDEYKLSVFPVGNDLVPGLAFRDTNPYLELQELDLQRLATIESQRHFYQEAKIKTAVFIGCEQGEIELGMSSIQQNLEKKMQNLFPSMDFPRPTIDQQSNCKPSPSSSQSMDSPEYTSLFYNFTGGGSSTFHLQQPEHPAAIRETQSIPTAVTMTAATTNAAIRETQSIPVVVTMTATTTNVAIRETQSSPATTTASIGVTHLHHHPLLQNVPFPTIETTDAALTKAYLAILSSPSTSSTGGETSSCPYGYQVRRKASAFGSFHPSGSGSGSGSGSGSGTSSSSSQLKRFDFRRQTLLKRALAFYREINFRRIQELSLQGPSRPSSNQLHHMISERKRREKINESFQALRSLLPQGTKKDKASVLRTTKEYLSSLKDQLSELNKRNHQLMEAQLATRRRVTTTTSGGVDDVSTNNERLSVKVTPADSSESTTTSGARMLDLQIILRTETQVPDLVIRILEFLKQVKEASIISMEAQTHQGQVPTNWVTFRLKIEGNKWDESSFTESIRRLLADLVS; from the exons TTTTTTGTACTGTGAAGAAGGACACTTCCTAGAAGAGGCGAGTTCTTCGACTAGAGGAGTATCGATTCCTCGACGACTCTTCGACGAGTACAAACTATCTGTTTTTCCTGTTGGGAATGA TCTAGTCCCAGGACTTGCATTCAGAGACACAAACCCCTATTTAGAGCTGCAGGAGCTAGATCTTCAACGGCTCGCGACAATCGAATCACAGCGTCACTTCTACCAG GAAGCAAAGATTAAG ACTGCGGTATTCATAGGTTGCGAGCAAGGTGAGATTGAACTCGGCATGTCCAGTATACAACAA AACTTGGAGAAGAAGATGCAAAACCTATTTCCATCAATGGATTTTCCGAGACCAACGATCGATCAACAAAGCAATTGCAAGCCATCACCTTCTTCATCGCAGTCCATGGATAGTCCTGAGTACACCTCACTCTTTTACAACTTCACTGGAGGCGGCTCTTCCACCTTCCATCTTCAACAACCTGAACATCCTGCTGCTATTAGGGAAACACAGTCGATCCCTACTGCTGTTACAATGACAGCAGCAACTACTAATGCTGCTATTAGGGAAACACAGTCGATCCCTGTTGTTGTTACCATGACAGCAACAACTACTAATGTTGCTATTAGGGAAACACAGTCGAGCCCTGCTACTACTACTGCATCTATTGGTGTCACACATCTTCATCATCACCCTTTGCTCCAAAACGTTCCTTTCCCTACTATAGAAACCACTGACGCTGCCTTAACGAAGGCGTATCTGGCAATCCTGTCATCTCCTTCTACATCTTCAACTGGTGGCGAGACAAGTTCTTGTCCTTATGGTTATCAAGTAAGGCGAAAGGCGAGCGCCTTTGGAAGTTTTCATCCTTCAGGTTCAGGTTCAGGTTCAGGTTCAGGTTCAGGTTCAGGGACGAGTTCGAGTTCGAGTCAGTTAAAGAGGTTTGATTTCAGAAGGCAGACGTTGTTGAAACGTGCCCTTGCTTTCTATAGAGAGATCAATTTTAGGAGGATACAAGAGCTTTCTTTGCAAGGGCCAAGCCGCCCTAGTAGCAATCAGTTGCACCATATGATATCTGAGaggaaaaggagagagaaaatcaatgAGAGCTTCCAAGCTTTAAGATCCTTGCTCCCTCAAGGCACCAAG AAAGACAAAGCATCAGTGTTAAGAACAACAAAGGAGTATTTAAGCTCTTTAAAAGATCAACTCTCAGAGCTTAACAAAAGGAACCACCAACTCATGGAGGCACAACTCGCGACGAGGCGGCGAGTAACAACAACTACAAGTGGTGGTGTAGACGACGTCTCAACGAACAACGAAAGATTATCGGTCAAGGTTACACCGGCGGACTCATCAgaatcaacaacaacatcaggAGCAAGAATGTTAGACTTACAAATAATATTGAGGACAGAAACTCAAGTCCCAGATTTGGTTATAAGAATATTAGAATTTCTTAAGCAAGTTAAAGAAGCAAGTATTATATCAATGGAAGCTCAAACTCAtcaaggtcaagttcctacaaATTGGGTCACATTTAGACTGAAAATTGAG GGAAACAAATGGGATGAATCTTCTTTCACTGAATCAATCCGAAGACTTCTTGCTGATTTGGTTTCTTGA